Proteins encoded together in one Schistocerca americana isolate TAMUIC-IGC-003095 chromosome 8, iqSchAmer2.1, whole genome shotgun sequence window:
- the LOC124545582 gene encoding extensin-like, translating to MKLIQAQEQMRAPPQARSRHLPATPNQELPITTPHMINNPQPVAIRTPKAPQPKSLLPLPQTGANVNQAESQQQQLQHMRQGPKTMAQAVQAPRPKPQINPRPENVKPQEKPAHSPPLPPQIPNTSTPAEKETTRIAAEEKDTQRPEEERKASAPTTAESSTTPSPADAAPSGVEPSTTPLPGTHSTQTTMATPGPAPQQQTPTEQPMQFLQQIWMEHHQINVKQQPY from the coding sequence ATGAAACTCATCCAGGCGCAAGAGCAGATGAGAGCTCCACCACAAGCAAGGAGCAGACATCTCCCCGCCACTCCAAATCAAGAACTGCCCATAACCACTCCACACATGATAAATAATCCCCAACCAGTAGCCATCAGAACGCCAAAAGCTCCCCAACCAAAATCGCTTCTCCCACTGCCACAAACTGGCGCCAATGTAAATCAAGCAGAAAGTCAGCAACAACAACTGCAACATATGCGTCAGGGCCCCAAAACTATGGCACAAGCCGTTCAAGCGCCCAGACCCAAACCACAAATAAATCCACGACCAGAGAATGTAAAACCGCAGGAAAAACCAGCCCACTCTCCAccactgccaccccaaatcccaaATACCAGCACCCCTGCAGAGAAAGAGACAACAAGGATAGCAGCAGAAGAAAAAGATACACAAAGACCAGAGGAAGAAAGAAAAGCATCAGCTCCTACAACAGCAGAGTCCTCCACCACCCCAAGTCCCGCTGACGCAGCACCAAGCGGAGTGGAACCATCCACAACACCGCTGCCAGGCACACATTCTACCCAGACGACAATGGCCACCCCAGGACCTGCACCACAGCAACAAACCCCCACAGAACAACCCATGCAGTTTCTCCAACAAATATGGATGGAACATCATCAAATCAATGTTAAGCAACAACCTTACTAG